CCCGCCTTGCCCAGGGCCATTCCGCGGTAGTAGGCGAGCTTGTCCCATTCCGGATCGATCCGTGCCAGATCGTCGTACACGGCCAGGGCTTCCTCGCCCCGGTCCGCCTCCAGGTACGTCCATCCCAGATCCCGGAGGGCCGGAACCGTGGCCCGGCCCTCCTTCCGCAAGCGCTCGAGCAACGAGACCGCCTCGGCGGTGCGGCCCTGCCGCAGCCAGGTGACGGCACGTTCGTGCAGGATCTCGGGGTCGGACGGCGCGAGCTTCTCGGCCCGGCCCAACACCTCCAACGCCTCATCGTACAACCCCCGCTTCCGAACGAGCAGGGCCAGCCCTAACCAGGCCGACGCGCTTCGGGGATGCTCCCGGGTGCGCTGCCGGAACAGATCCTCACCCCAGGGCCGCGGGTCCTCCACCAGCACCCGGGCCTGGGCCCGCCACAGCCGCTCCGGGTCCTCGGGCAGGGGCTTCGTGCCCGGGGGCATCATGTCGGCCAGGTAGGCCGCACGGTTCTCGGGCAGGGGGTGGGTGAACAGATAGGCCGGAACCCCCTCGGGCCGGGGCGAGGCCCATCGGATCGTCTCCATGAACCGCACCAGCCCCCAGGGGTCGTACCCCGCGGCCACCAGGGCCCGGGCCGCCCTGCGGTCGGCGTCCTCCTCGTCCTGCCGGCTGTACTGGAGCATCTTGGCCTGGGCCCCGGCCACCCCGAACGTGGCCACCGCCGCGCCCGCCTTGGCCCCCCCCAGGAACGCCCCGGCCAGCACCGCGGCCATGGCTCCCAGGTTCACCTTCGCCGCCTTCTGCATCCGCCGGGCGATGTGCCGGCCCTCCACGTGGCCCACCTCGTGGGCCACCACCCCGGCCAGCTCGCTCTCGTCGCCGCACGACAGGATCGTCTGGCTGGTCACGAACACGTGGCCGCCGGGCACCGCGAACGCGTTGATGCGCGGGTCGGCCACCACGTGAAACCTCAACTCGAACGTGCGGGCCTCCATGGCCCGGGCCACCCGCCCCCCCACCGCCTCCAGGTAGCCCGTGAGGTACGGATCGTCCAGGATCCGGAACTCCCGGCGCACCTGGGCTACCACCCGCTCCCCGAGCTTGCGCTCCTCGGCCCGGGTCAGGGCCCCCCCGCCCGCCGGCCGCGCCACGGCACACGCCGCCAACAACGCGGCCGTGGCCACCGCAACCCACCGTCTCGCAAAGCTGCGCACCGTGTCCATGCCCCCCAGGGTACCCCACAGGCAAACCCCACTTCCAGCATCCCGGAGGGCCCCATTCCTCCTTTTGTAGACTCGCACCCGTTGACACCAGAAACCGTGTTTGGCATATTGCAATCACTATGCGAAATATATTTTTACTATGCAAAAACAGATGACTTCTCCCCGCTACTTCACCCAATCGCTCGCAAAAGGGTTGAAGGTCCTGGACGCGATGGCCCGGGCCGGGGCCCCGGTTACCCTCTCCCACGTGGCCGAGGCCGTGGGGGTGCCCGCCAGCACCGCCCATCGGCTTCTGTACACCTTGGAGGCCGAGGGGTACGTGGAACGACTGCCGGGGACCAAGGAGTACCGCCTCACGCCCAACGTGCTCGGCCTCGGGTTTGCGTTCTTCCAGACCTCGGACCTGTGGCAAACGGCCCACCCTTACCTGGTCAAGGCCTCCCGCACCCACGGTGAGACCTTCAACCTGGCGGTGCTCGACGGCACCGACATTCTCTACATCGATCGGGTGAAGACACGGCGGATCCTCAGCATCAACCTGGAGATCGGCTCCAAGCTTCCGGCGTTCTGCACCTCCATGGGCCGGGTGCTCCTGGCGGCCCGGCCTGCAGAGCAAGTCCGAGAAATCCTGGCCCGTACGGATCGGTCGCGGTTCACCGGCCGCACCGTGACGGACACCGAGGAGATCCTCCGGATCCTCGAAGAGGTCCGGCGCCAGGGGTTTGCGGTGAACGACGGGGAGCTCGCGGTGGAGCTCCGATCGGTGGCCGCCCCGGTGCGGAACCGGTCGGGCGAGGTGGTGGCCGCGGTCAACCTGGCCGTGCACGCATCGGAGTACTCGTCCGAGGACATGCGCACCCGCCTCGCCCCGGTGGTGAGGGAGGTGGCGGGGGAGATCTCCCAGGCCCTGGGCTGGCGCTCCGGGAACGCCCCGAGCTGACAACCGGCCCCGGGGAAGCGCCGGGCATCCCAGCTTCAAAAGGCTTGTCATGGAGAAGCTCGTCATCACGATCGCGCCCACGGGGTCCATCCCGACCCGCGACACGACCCCCCACGTGCCGATCACCCCCGAGGAGATCGTGGCGGACTGCGTCCGCTGCGTGGAGGCGGGGGCCTCGGTCTGTCACGTGCACGTGAGGGAGCCGGACGGGCGGCCGTCCACCCGGTTCGATCTGTTCCGGCAGGTGGCCGAGGGGCTCCGCGCCCGCACCGACGCCGTGCTCCAGATCTCCACGGGGGGGCGCGCCGGCAGCGCGTTCGAGGAGCGGTCCGAGCGCCTCGAGCTTCGGCCGGAGATGGCCTCGCTCACCACCGGGTCGGTCAACTTCCCCGAGGGGGTGTACGCCAACCCGCGGGACCTGGTGGAACGGCTGGCCGGCCGGATGAAGGAGCTCGCCATCAAGCCCGAGATGGAGATCTTCGACGTGTCCATGGTGGAGGGGGCCCTGGACCTGGCCCGCAAGGGGCTTGCCGAGCCGCCGCTCCACTTCAACTTCGTGCTGGGCCTCAAGGGGGCGCTGCCGGCCACGCCGAAGAACCTCCTCCACCTGGTGGAGACCGTCCCCGCCGGGAGCACCTGGACCGTATCGGGGATCGGCCGGGCCCAGCTACCCATGGCCGTGCACGCGATTCTCATGGGCGGCCACGTCCGGGTGGGCCTGGAGGACAACATCTACTACGCAAAGGGGGTGCTGGCGCGGAACGTGGACCTGGTGGAGCGGGTGGTGCGCCTGGCCCGGGAGCTGGGCCGGCCCGTGGCCACCCCGGCCGAGGCGCGCCGGATCCTCGGGCTGGGCTCCGGCGGGGCCGCCGCCGGGTCTGGATAGCAGGGTTTCCCCCCACACACACGAAAAAGGAGGTGGACCATGAGGGGAAGATGGGCCAAGCGGCTGGGCATGGCGCTCGCGGTGACCCTGGGGATGGGCTCGGCCTGGGCGGCCGACACGGTGAAGATCGGGGTCGTGGGGCCCCGCACCGGCGGGGCGGCCGCCACCGGCAAGGCGTTCGAGGAGGGAATCCAGATCGCCCTGGACTACGTGAACTCCCACGGCGGGGTGCTGGGCAAGAAGCTCGAGGTGGTGTTCGAGGACACCGCCGGCTCCCCCGACAAGGCGGCGGCCGCGTTCGAGCGGCTGGTCACCCGGGACAAGGTGGCCATGGTCCTGGGCGAGAGCCACTCGTCCGCGGCGCTCGCCGAGATCGAGGTGGCCAACCGGCTCCAGGTGCCGTTCGTGGTGGTGGAGGCATGGGCGGACCCGATCACGGCCAAGAACTACAAGTGGGTGTTCCGGGCAGGCCCGT
This is a stretch of genomic DNA from Deferrisoma camini S3R1. It encodes these proteins:
- a CDS encoding M48 family metalloprotease, yielding MDTVRSFARRWVAVATAALLAACAVARPAGGGALTRAEERKLGERVVAQVRREFRILDDPYLTGYLEAVGGRVARAMEARTFELRFHVVADPRINAFAVPGGHVFVTSQTILSCGDESELAGVVAHEVGHVEGRHIARRMQKAAKVNLGAMAAVLAGAFLGGAKAGAAVATFGVAGAQAKMLQYSRQDEEDADRRAARALVAAGYDPWGLVRFMETIRWASPRPEGVPAYLFTHPLPENRAAYLADMMPPGTKPLPEDPERLWRAQARVLVEDPRPWGEDLFRQRTREHPRSASAWLGLALLVRKRGLYDEALEVLGRAEKLAPSDPEILHERAVTWLRQGRTAEAVSLLERLRKEGRATVPALRDLGWTYLEADRGEEALAVYDDLARIDPEWDKLAYYRGMALGKAGRPGEGHALLGDYYRSAGRIALAVRHYRQALEDLPPGARRAEVEKALRALRDHRRGER
- a CDS encoding BKACE family enzyme translates to MEKLVITIAPTGSIPTRDTTPHVPITPEEIVADCVRCVEAGASVCHVHVREPDGRPSTRFDLFRQVAEGLRARTDAVLQISTGGRAGSAFEERSERLELRPEMASLTTGSVNFPEGVYANPRDLVERLAGRMKELAIKPEMEIFDVSMVEGALDLARKGLAEPPLHFNFVLGLKGALPATPKNLLHLVETVPAGSTWTVSGIGRAQLPMAVHAILMGGHVRVGLEDNIYYAKGVLARNVDLVERVVRLARELGRPVATPAEARRILGLGSGGAAAGSG
- a CDS encoding IclR family transcriptional regulator, whose protein sequence is MTSPRYFTQSLAKGLKVLDAMARAGAPVTLSHVAEAVGVPASTAHRLLYTLEAEGYVERLPGTKEYRLTPNVLGLGFAFFQTSDLWQTAHPYLVKASRTHGETFNLAVLDGTDILYIDRVKTRRILSINLEIGSKLPAFCTSMGRVLLAARPAEQVREILARTDRSRFTGRTVTDTEEILRILEEVRRQGFAVNDGELAVELRSVAAPVRNRSGEVVAAVNLAVHASEYSSEDMRTRLAPVVREVAGEISQALGWRSGNAPS